The following proteins are encoded in a genomic region of Poecilia reticulata strain Guanapo linkage group LG11, Guppy_female_1.0+MT, whole genome shotgun sequence:
- the clasp2 gene encoding CLIP-associating protein 2 isoform X20: MLQTIFARFDDALNSGNMALSPSHDRSFDDDDSVDGRSSSAQAAFKIPKVPKKAAESSAARRPSATSGKLVSKESAGAVDEEDFVRAFTDVPTVQIYSTRDLEDNLNKIREICSDDKHDWDQRCNALKKIRSLLVAGAPGYDCFYQHLRLLDGAFKLSAKDLRSQVVREACITVAHLSSVLGNKFDHGAEAIVPVLFNLIPNCAKVMATSGVSAIRIIIRHTHVPRLIPLITSNCTSKSVAVRRRCYDFLDLLLQEWQTHSLEKHTAVLVESIKKGIRDADSEARVEARKAYWGLRNHFPGETDALYNSLESSYQRTLQSCLKSSGSVASLPQSDRSSSSSQESLNRPLTSKWSAAPGRVPAGSRGGASSVSLQRSRSDVDVNAAAVAKYRHVGQTKGANRLPPGSYSSLDDASDKTDGTRSDNGRVRAKQPLSTASTVSSQVDSRGRSRAKMVSQSQRSDESDCTPGSQSANPVGAGSRSGSPGRVLTTTALSTMSSGAHRVLGGATGDGHRRSRIPRSQGCSRDSSPTRLSVAPSSFSSNYNGASRGGSGFGISQSSRLSSSVSAMRVLNTGSDVEEALADALLLGDMRSKKKPARRRYENYNMYSDDDANSDASSVCSERSYSSRNGGAIPTYMRQTEDVAEVLNRCASANWSERKEGLLGLQALLKNQRTLSRVELKRLCEIFTRMFADPHSKRDSGRVYGSAESGISSASFKRVFSMFLETLVDFILVHKDDLQDWLFVLLTQLLKKMGADLLGSVQAKVQKALDVTRESFPNDLQFTILMRFTVDQTQTPSLKVKVAILKYIETLTLQMEAPDFVNSSETRLAVSRIITWTIEPKSSDVRKAAQAVLIALFQLNTPEFTMLLAALPKTFQDGATKLLQNHLKNTGNTAQAPMGSPMTRHTPRAPASWPSPVTSPTNTSQNTPSPSAFDYDPENLNSEDIYSSLKGVTEAIQNFSVRSQEDMNEPVQRREGDDGGNVSDLMDGGRMALDNKTSLLNTPLLTSSPRVGHDHFYDSPLKQSRKDISLEDSGQLTDDSGLDQSERVAELLKELSNHNERVEERKAALYELLKLIRENTLQVWDEHFKTILLLLLETMGDREHVIRTLALRVLREILGKQPWRFKNYAELTIMKALEAHKDPHKEVVRAAEETAAMLALSISPDQCIKVLCPIIQSADYPINLAAIKMQTKVVERVPREGLASMLPEIVPGLIQGYDNSESSVRKACVFCLVAIHAVIGDDLKPHLGQLSSSKLKLLNLYIKRAQSGSTGSEPSGESL; encoded by the exons AT gctACAGACGATATTTGCTCGTTTTGATGACGCCTTAAATTCTGGCAACATGGCTCTGAGCCCAAGTCACG ATCGTAGTTTCGACGATGACGACAGCGTGGATGGGCGCTCCTCCTCAGCTCAGGCTGCTTTCAAGATTCCCAAAGTTCCCAAGAAAGCTGCAGAGTCCTCTGCTGCACGCAGACCCAGCGCCACCAGCGGCAAGCTAG tGTCTAAGGAAAGTGCTGGAGCAGTGGATGAAGAAGATTTCGTCAGAGCCTTTACAGACGTCCCTACAGTTCAG ATCTACTCCACACGGGACCTTGAGGACAACCTCAACAAGATCCGCGAGATCTGCTCTGACGACAAACACGACTGGGACCAGAGATGCAACGCT ctgaaaaaaatccgGTCGCTGCTGGTCGCGGGCGCACCCGGCTACGACTGTTTTTACCAGCACCTCCGGTTACTAGACGGAGCCTTCAAGCTGTCTGCTAAAGATCTGCGCTCACAAGTGGTCCGAGAGGCATGCATCACTGTGGC CCATCTCTCGTCAGTCCTGGGCAATAAGTTTGACCATGGAGCCGAAGCCATCGTCCCCGTTCTGTTCAACCTCATTCCCAACTGCGCCAAAGTCATGGCCACCTCTGGCGTCTCCGCCATTCGCATCATTATACGG CACACCCACGTCCCGCGGCTCATCCCTCTGATAACTAGCAACTGCACGTCCAAATCTGTGGCTGTAAgaag GCGCTGTTATGATTTCCTGGACCTTCTTCTACAGGAATGGCAGACCCACTCTCTAGAAAA ACACACTGCAGTTCTGGTGGAAAGCATCAAAAAGGGAATTCGAGATGCCGACTCGGAGGCCAGAGTGGAGGCCCGCAA GGCCTACTGGGGCCTGAGGAACCACTTCCCAGGTGAAACCGACGCTCTGTACAACTCCTTGGAGTCGTCTTACCAGAGGACGCTGCAGTCCTGTCTGAAGAGCTCCGGCAGCGTGGCCTCTCTTCCCCAGAGCGACCGCTCCTCATCGTCCTCCCAAGAGAGCCTTAA CCGTCCTCTGACTTCCAAGTGGTCGGCCGCTCCGGGGCGAG TCCCTGCTGGTTCAAGGGGCGGGGCTTCCTCGGTCTCCCTGCAGCGTTCCCGCAGCGACGTGGACGTGAACGCGGCAGCAGTTGCTAAATACCGGCACGTCGGACAAACCAAGGGAGCGAACCGCCTGCCCCCCGGCTCCTACTCCTCTCTGG ATGATGCCTCTGATAAAACGGATG GAACCAGGTCAGACAATG GCCGAGTTCGTGCCAAGCAGCCCCTGTCGACCGCCAGCACCGTGTCGAGCCAGGTGGACTCTCGAGGGCGCAGCCGCGCCAAGATGGTCTCCCAGTCGCAAC GTTCCGACGAATCCGATTGCACGCCAG GATCTCAGTCTGCTAACCCTGTTGGTG CCGGCAGTCGGAGCGGCTCTCCGGGTCGCGTGCTGACCACCACGGCGTTGAGCACCATGAGCTCGGGGGCTCACCGGGTGCTGGGCGGAGCCACCGGGGACGGACACAGGCGCAGCCGCATCCCCCGCAGCCAGGGCTGCTCCAGAGACTCCTCGCCCACTCGGCTCTCCGTCG CTCCTTCTAGCTTTAGCTCAAACTACAACGGTGCCAGCAGAGGAG GATCGGGTTTCGGCATCAGCCAGTCGAGTCGTCTCTCTTCTTCGGTTAGCGCCATGAGGGTCCTCAACACCGGCTCCGACGTAGAGGAGGCCCTCGCGGATGCGCTG CTGTTGGGAGACATGAGATCTAAG AAGAAGCCGGCACGGCGGCGGTACGAGAACTACAACATGTACTCTGACGACGACGCCAACAGCGACGCATCCAGCGTCTGTTCGGAGAGATCCTACAGCTCGAGGAACGGAGGGGCCATCCCCACCTACATGAGGCAAACTGAAGACGTGGCTGAG GTGCTCAACCGCTGCGCCAGCGCCAACTGGTCTGAGAGGAAGGAGGGACTTTTGGGCCTGCAGGCACTGCTTAAGAACCAGCGCACACTCAG TCGGGTGGAGCTGAAGAGGTTGTGTGAAATCTTCACTAGGATGTTTGCAGACCCTCACAGTAAG CGAGACTCCGGCAGGGTGTACGGCTCGGCAGAATCCGGTATAAGCTCAGCCTCCTTCAAG AGA gtGTTCAGTATGTTCCTGGAGACCCTGGTGGACTTCATCCTGGTCCATAAGGACGACCTCCAGGACTGGTTGTTCGTCCTGCTCACGCAGCTGCTGAAGAAGATGGGGGCCGACCTGCTGGGTTCTGTCCAGGCCAAAGTCCAGAAAGCTCTGGACGTCACGCG gGAGTCTTTTCCGAACGACCTTCAGTTCACTATTCTCATGAGGTTCACTGTGGACCAGACGCAGACACCCAGCCTCAAG GTGAAAGTGGCCATCCTGAAGTACATCGAGACGCTGACGCTGCAGATGGAGGCCCCCGACTTCGTGAACTCCAGCGAGACTCGACTCGCGGTTTCTCGCATCATCACCTGGACAATTGAACCCAAGAGCTCCGATGTCAGAAAG GCAGCCCAGGCGGTTCTGATTGCCCTGTTCCAACTAAACACTCCGGAGTTCACCATGCTGCTGGCAGCTCTTCCCAAAACCTTCCAGGACGGAGCCACCAAGCTGCTCCAGAACCATCTGAAGAACACGGGCAACACGGCCCAG GCACCAATGGGAAGCCCTATGACGCGCCACACCCCCCGAGCGCCAGCCAGCTGGCCCAGTCCCGTCACCTCACCTACCAACACCTCACAAAACACCCCGTCACCAAG TGCATTTGACTACGACCCGGAGAACCTGAACTCCGAGGACATCTACAGCTCCCTGAAAGGCGTCACCGAGGCGATCCAGAACTTCAGCGTCCGCAGCCAGGAGGACATGAACGAACCGGTCCAACGGCGGGAAGGAGACGAC GGGGGAAACGTGTCAGACTTGATGGACGGCGGTCGGATGGCTCTCGACAACAAGACTTCCCTCCTCAACACGCCCCTTCTCACCTCCAGCCCCCGAGTCGGCCATGACCACTTCTACGACTCGCCCCTGAAACAGAGCCGGAAGGACATCAGCCTGGAGGACTCGGGCCAACTCACCGACG ACAGCGGGCTCGATCAGTCGGAGCGAGTGGCCGAGCTCCTCAAGGAGCTGTCCAATCACAACGAGCGCGTAGAGGAAAGGAAGGCGGCGCTGTACGAGCTGCTCAAGCTGATCCGCGAAAACACCCTGCAGGTGTGGGACGAGCACTTCAAGACCatcctgctgcttctgctggagACGATGGGCGACAGagag CATGTGATCCGAACGCTGGCTCTGAGGGTGCTGAGGGAGATTCTTGGTAAGCAGCCTTGGAGGTTCAAGAACTATGCAGAGCTCACCATCATGAAGGCTTTGGAGGCTCACAAAGATCCACACAAAGAG GTGGTCCGCGCCGCAGAGGAGACGGCTGCCATGTTGGCGTTGTCCATCAGTCCAGACCAGTGCATCAAGGTGTTGTGTCCAATTATTCAGTCAGCTGATTACCCCATCAACCTGGCTGCTATCAAGATGCAGACGAAGGTGGTGGAGAGAGTTCCCCGAGAGGGCCTGGCCAGCATGCTGCCCGAGATCGTCCCAGGACTCATACAG GGTTACGATAACTCTGAAAGCAGTGTGAGGAAAGCCTGTGTGTTTTGCCTGGTGGCCATCCATGCGGTGATCGGAGACGACCTCAAACCGCACCTCGGCCAACTCTCCAGTAGCAAG ctgaAGCTGTTGAATCTCTACATCAAGCGTGCCCAGTCTGGCTCCACTGGCAGCGAACCTTCAGGCGAGAGTCTATAG
- the clasp2 gene encoding CLIP-associating protein 2 isoform X15, with protein MLQTIFARFDDALNSGNMALSPSHDRSFDDDDSVDGRSSSAQAAFKIPKVPKKAAESSAARRPSATSGKLVSKESAGAVDEEDFVRAFTDVPTVQIYSTRDLEDNLNKIREICSDDKHDWDQRCNALKKIRSLLVAGAPGYDCFYQHLRLLDGAFKLSAKDLRSQVVREACITVAHLSSVLGNKFDHGAEAIVPVLFNLIPNCAKVMATSGVSAIRIIIRHTHVPRLIPLITSNCTSKSVAVRRRCYDFLDLLLQEWQTHSLEKHTAVLVESIKKGIRDADSEARVEARKAYWGLRNHFPGETDALYNSLESSYQRTLQSCLKSSGSVASLPQSDRSSSSSQESLNRPLTSKWSAAPGRVPAGSRGGASSVSLQRSRSDVDVNAAAVAKYRHVGQTKGANRLPPGSYSSLDDASDKTDGTRSDNGRVRAKQPLSTASTVSSQVDSRGRSRAKMVSQSQRSDESDCTPGSQSANPVGAGSRSGSPGRVLTTTALSTMSSGAHRVLGGATGDGHRRSRIPRSQGCSRDSSPTRLSVAPSSFSSNYNGASRGARGSRIPRPSMSQGCSREASRESSRDTSPVRSFTPLGSGFGISQSSRLSSSVSAMRVLNTGSDVEEALADALLLGDMRSKKKPARRRYENYNMYSDDDANSDASSVCSERSYSSRNGGAIPTYMRQTEDVAEVLNRCASANWSERKEGLLGLQALLKNQRTLSRVELKRLCEIFTRMFADPHSKRDSGRVYGSAESGISSASFKRVFSMFLETLVDFILVHKDDLQDWLFVLLTQLLKKMGADLLGSVQAKVQKALDVTRESFPNDLQFTILMRFTVDQTQTPSLKVKVAILKYIETLTLQMEAPDFVNSSETRLAVSRIITWTIEPKSSDVRKAAQAVLIALFQLNTPEFTMLLAALPKTFQDGATKLLQNHLKNTGNTAQAPMGSPMTRHTPRAPASWPSPVTSPTNTSQNTPSPSAFDYDPENLNSEDIYSSLKGVTEAIQNFSVRSQEDMNEPVQRREGDDGGNVSDLMDGGRMALDNKTSLLNTPLLTSSPRVGHDHFYDSPLKQSRKDISLEDSGQLTDDSGLDQSERVAELLKELSNHNERVEERKAALYELLKLIRENTLQVWDEHFKTILLLLLETMGDREHVIRTLALRVLREILGKQPWRFKNYAELTIMKALEAHKDPHKEVVRAAEETAAMLALSISPDQCIKVLCPIIQSADYPINLAAIKMQTKVVERVPREGLASMLPEIVPGLIQGYDNSESSVRKACVFCLVAIHAVIGDDLKPHLGQLSSSKLKLLNLYIKRAQSGSTGSEPSGESL; from the exons AT gctACAGACGATATTTGCTCGTTTTGATGACGCCTTAAATTCTGGCAACATGGCTCTGAGCCCAAGTCACG ATCGTAGTTTCGACGATGACGACAGCGTGGATGGGCGCTCCTCCTCAGCTCAGGCTGCTTTCAAGATTCCCAAAGTTCCCAAGAAAGCTGCAGAGTCCTCTGCTGCACGCAGACCCAGCGCCACCAGCGGCAAGCTAG tGTCTAAGGAAAGTGCTGGAGCAGTGGATGAAGAAGATTTCGTCAGAGCCTTTACAGACGTCCCTACAGTTCAG ATCTACTCCACACGGGACCTTGAGGACAACCTCAACAAGATCCGCGAGATCTGCTCTGACGACAAACACGACTGGGACCAGAGATGCAACGCT ctgaaaaaaatccgGTCGCTGCTGGTCGCGGGCGCACCCGGCTACGACTGTTTTTACCAGCACCTCCGGTTACTAGACGGAGCCTTCAAGCTGTCTGCTAAAGATCTGCGCTCACAAGTGGTCCGAGAGGCATGCATCACTGTGGC CCATCTCTCGTCAGTCCTGGGCAATAAGTTTGACCATGGAGCCGAAGCCATCGTCCCCGTTCTGTTCAACCTCATTCCCAACTGCGCCAAAGTCATGGCCACCTCTGGCGTCTCCGCCATTCGCATCATTATACGG CACACCCACGTCCCGCGGCTCATCCCTCTGATAACTAGCAACTGCACGTCCAAATCTGTGGCTGTAAgaag GCGCTGTTATGATTTCCTGGACCTTCTTCTACAGGAATGGCAGACCCACTCTCTAGAAAA ACACACTGCAGTTCTGGTGGAAAGCATCAAAAAGGGAATTCGAGATGCCGACTCGGAGGCCAGAGTGGAGGCCCGCAA GGCCTACTGGGGCCTGAGGAACCACTTCCCAGGTGAAACCGACGCTCTGTACAACTCCTTGGAGTCGTCTTACCAGAGGACGCTGCAGTCCTGTCTGAAGAGCTCCGGCAGCGTGGCCTCTCTTCCCCAGAGCGACCGCTCCTCATCGTCCTCCCAAGAGAGCCTTAA CCGTCCTCTGACTTCCAAGTGGTCGGCCGCTCCGGGGCGAG TCCCTGCTGGTTCAAGGGGCGGGGCTTCCTCGGTCTCCCTGCAGCGTTCCCGCAGCGACGTGGACGTGAACGCGGCAGCAGTTGCTAAATACCGGCACGTCGGACAAACCAAGGGAGCGAACCGCCTGCCCCCCGGCTCCTACTCCTCTCTGG ATGATGCCTCTGATAAAACGGATG GAACCAGGTCAGACAATG GCCGAGTTCGTGCCAAGCAGCCCCTGTCGACCGCCAGCACCGTGTCGAGCCAGGTGGACTCTCGAGGGCGCAGCCGCGCCAAGATGGTCTCCCAGTCGCAAC GTTCCGACGAATCCGATTGCACGCCAG GATCTCAGTCTGCTAACCCTGTTGGTG CCGGCAGTCGGAGCGGCTCTCCGGGTCGCGTGCTGACCACCACGGCGTTGAGCACCATGAGCTCGGGGGCTCACCGGGTGCTGGGCGGAGCCACCGGGGACGGACACAGGCGCAGCCGCATCCCCCGCAGCCAGGGCTGCTCCAGAGACTCCTCGCCCACTCGGCTCTCCGTCG CTCCTTCTAGCTTTAGCTCAAACTACAACGGTGCCAGCAGAGGAG CTAGAGGCAGTCGGATCCCTCGGCCCAGTATGAGTCAGGGCTGCAGCAGGGAGGCCAGCAGGGAGAGCAGCCGGGACACCAGCCCTGTACGCTCCTTCACACCTCTTG GATCGGGTTTCGGCATCAGCCAGTCGAGTCGTCTCTCTTCTTCGGTTAGCGCCATGAGGGTCCTCAACACCGGCTCCGACGTAGAGGAGGCCCTCGCGGATGCGCTG CTGTTGGGAGACATGAGATCTAAG AAGAAGCCGGCACGGCGGCGGTACGAGAACTACAACATGTACTCTGACGACGACGCCAACAGCGACGCATCCAGCGTCTGTTCGGAGAGATCCTACAGCTCGAGGAACGGAGGGGCCATCCCCACCTACATGAGGCAAACTGAAGACGTGGCTGAG GTGCTCAACCGCTGCGCCAGCGCCAACTGGTCTGAGAGGAAGGAGGGACTTTTGGGCCTGCAGGCACTGCTTAAGAACCAGCGCACACTCAG TCGGGTGGAGCTGAAGAGGTTGTGTGAAATCTTCACTAGGATGTTTGCAGACCCTCACAGTAAG CGAGACTCCGGCAGGGTGTACGGCTCGGCAGAATCCGGTATAAGCTCAGCCTCCTTCAAG AGA gtGTTCAGTATGTTCCTGGAGACCCTGGTGGACTTCATCCTGGTCCATAAGGACGACCTCCAGGACTGGTTGTTCGTCCTGCTCACGCAGCTGCTGAAGAAGATGGGGGCCGACCTGCTGGGTTCTGTCCAGGCCAAAGTCCAGAAAGCTCTGGACGTCACGCG gGAGTCTTTTCCGAACGACCTTCAGTTCACTATTCTCATGAGGTTCACTGTGGACCAGACGCAGACACCCAGCCTCAAG GTGAAAGTGGCCATCCTGAAGTACATCGAGACGCTGACGCTGCAGATGGAGGCCCCCGACTTCGTGAACTCCAGCGAGACTCGACTCGCGGTTTCTCGCATCATCACCTGGACAATTGAACCCAAGAGCTCCGATGTCAGAAAG GCAGCCCAGGCGGTTCTGATTGCCCTGTTCCAACTAAACACTCCGGAGTTCACCATGCTGCTGGCAGCTCTTCCCAAAACCTTCCAGGACGGAGCCACCAAGCTGCTCCAGAACCATCTGAAGAACACGGGCAACACGGCCCAG GCACCAATGGGAAGCCCTATGACGCGCCACACCCCCCGAGCGCCAGCCAGCTGGCCCAGTCCCGTCACCTCACCTACCAACACCTCACAAAACACCCCGTCACCAAG TGCATTTGACTACGACCCGGAGAACCTGAACTCCGAGGACATCTACAGCTCCCTGAAAGGCGTCACCGAGGCGATCCAGAACTTCAGCGTCCGCAGCCAGGAGGACATGAACGAACCGGTCCAACGGCGGGAAGGAGACGAC GGGGGAAACGTGTCAGACTTGATGGACGGCGGTCGGATGGCTCTCGACAACAAGACTTCCCTCCTCAACACGCCCCTTCTCACCTCCAGCCCCCGAGTCGGCCATGACCACTTCTACGACTCGCCCCTGAAACAGAGCCGGAAGGACATCAGCCTGGAGGACTCGGGCCAACTCACCGACG ACAGCGGGCTCGATCAGTCGGAGCGAGTGGCCGAGCTCCTCAAGGAGCTGTCCAATCACAACGAGCGCGTAGAGGAAAGGAAGGCGGCGCTGTACGAGCTGCTCAAGCTGATCCGCGAAAACACCCTGCAGGTGTGGGACGAGCACTTCAAGACCatcctgctgcttctgctggagACGATGGGCGACAGagag CATGTGATCCGAACGCTGGCTCTGAGGGTGCTGAGGGAGATTCTTGGTAAGCAGCCTTGGAGGTTCAAGAACTATGCAGAGCTCACCATCATGAAGGCTTTGGAGGCTCACAAAGATCCACACAAAGAG GTGGTCCGCGCCGCAGAGGAGACGGCTGCCATGTTGGCGTTGTCCATCAGTCCAGACCAGTGCATCAAGGTGTTGTGTCCAATTATTCAGTCAGCTGATTACCCCATCAACCTGGCTGCTATCAAGATGCAGACGAAGGTGGTGGAGAGAGTTCCCCGAGAGGGCCTGGCCAGCATGCTGCCCGAGATCGTCCCAGGACTCATACAG GGTTACGATAACTCTGAAAGCAGTGTGAGGAAAGCCTGTGTGTTTTGCCTGGTGGCCATCCATGCGGTGATCGGAGACGACCTCAAACCGCACCTCGGCCAACTCTCCAGTAGCAAG ctgaAGCTGTTGAATCTCTACATCAAGCGTGCCCAGTCTGGCTCCACTGGCAGCGAACCTTCAGGCGAGAGTCTATAG